A stretch of the Streptomyces sp. NBC_00078 genome encodes the following:
- a CDS encoding replication initiator produces MPSRVRCSRPIRWTGNPAGPGDPSPDWATAELLAAAVRAAAAAANARVPESGAYGTELLMFGAQLDVRPILAFADGEGPTDDAVAAYVAKYVSKGTAETGAGLDYRITGPDDIRAAVVTPHVRALMGTCWRLGGLPELEHLRLRSWAHSLGYRGHILTKSRRYSTTYGALRDERAEYQRGGKESTEDPAAITESNWRYIGSGYTPGAAEFAAGIAESIARNREIAREEIEDAKQWDTWDWVVGG; encoded by the coding sequence ATGCCGTCACGGGTGAGGTGCTCTCGTCCTATTCGATGGACGGGGAACCCGGCCGGTCCCGGTGATCCGTCCCCGGACTGGGCAACGGCCGAACTGCTTGCCGCCGCCGTCCGCGCGGCTGCCGCAGCGGCGAACGCCCGCGTCCCGGAATCCGGTGCCTACGGAACCGAACTCCTCATGTTCGGCGCGCAGTTGGACGTGCGGCCCATCCTGGCGTTCGCCGACGGTGAAGGACCCACCGATGATGCGGTCGCCGCCTACGTGGCCAAGTACGTATCCAAGGGCACCGCCGAAACCGGCGCCGGACTCGATTACCGGATCACCGGTCCGGACGACATCCGCGCGGCGGTCGTCACACCTCACGTGCGGGCCCTGATGGGTACCTGCTGGCGCCTGGGCGGCCTGCCCGAACTGGAACACCTCCGGCTCCGCTCATGGGCTCACAGCCTCGGCTACCGGGGTCACATCCTCACCAAATCCCGCCGCTACTCCACCACGTACGGCGCACTACGCGACGAACGGGCTGAATACCAGCGCGGCGGGAAAGAATCGACCGAAGATCCTGCCGCCATCACAGAGTCGAACTGGCGCTACATCGGATCCGGTTACACACCCGGCGCTGCCGAATTCGCCGCCGGCATCGCGGAAAGCATCGCCCGTAACCGCGAAATCGCCCGCGAGGAAATAGAGGACGCGAAGCAATGGGATACTTGGGATTGGGTGGTTGGGGGATGA
- a CDS encoding replication initiator — MLSDVDRDIVRLANDPQFPCWLAQIKAIGGCAHPVYLSGSTITRDAVTGEVLSSYSMDGEPGRSR; from the coding sequence ATGCTGTCCGATGTCGACCGGGACATCGTCCGCCTGGCCAACGATCCCCAATTTCCGTGCTGGCTGGCGCAGATCAAAGCCATCGGGGGCTGTGCCCATCCTGTTTACCTGTCCGGTTCGACGATCACCCGCGATGCCGTCACGGGTGAGGTGCTCTCGTCCTATTCGATGGACGGGGAACCCGGCCGGTCCCGGTGA
- a CDS encoding RDD family protein: MENRDAIGSWLSGPRAAAEEAGVDFGYPGRQLGLPQEGPGSVARPGRRFGALAVDWALCLLIAYGLITHGYEQATGNWALLVFFLLGVLTVGTIGFTPGKRLFGLRVVALDTGRPSPLRAALRTALLCVAIPALIWDRDGRGLHDRLARTVEVRI, from the coding sequence GTGGAGAACAGGGATGCAATCGGCTCGTGGCTCTCGGGCCCCCGCGCGGCCGCAGAGGAAGCCGGTGTCGACTTCGGATACCCGGGCCGGCAGCTCGGCCTGCCGCAGGAGGGGCCGGGCTCCGTAGCCCGCCCGGGCCGCCGGTTCGGTGCCCTGGCCGTCGACTGGGCTCTGTGTCTGCTGATCGCATACGGCCTGATCACGCACGGCTATGAGCAGGCGACCGGCAACTGGGCCCTGCTCGTCTTCTTCCTTCTCGGCGTCCTGACGGTCGGCACGATCGGCTTCACCCCGGGCAAGCGCCTGTTCGGCCTCCGCGTGGTCGCCCTGGACACCGGCCGCCCCAGCCCCCTGCGGGCCGCCCTCCGCACGGCCCTGCTGTGCGTGGCCATCCCGGCCCTGATCTGGGACCGCGACGGCAGGGGCCTGCACGACCGCCTCGCGCGCACGGTCGAGGTCCGCATCTAG
- the glnA gene encoding type I glutamate--ammonia ligase, whose product MFQNADEAKKFIADEDVKFIDVRFCDLPGVMQHFTLPVEAFDPDEELAFDGSSIRGFQAIHESDMALRADLSTARVDSFRRDKTLNINFFIHDPITGEQYSRDPRNVAKKAEAYLASTGIADTAYFGPEAEFYVFDSVRFATSANESFYHIDSEAGAWNTGALEDNRGYKVRYKGGYFPVPPVDHFADLRAEISLELAKSGLQVERQHHEVGTAGQAEINYKFNTLLAAADDLQLFKYIVKNVAWRNGKTATFMPKPIFGDNGSGMHVHQSLWTGGQPLFYDEAGYAGLSDTARYYIGGILKHAPSLLAFTNPTVNSYHRLVPGFEAPINLVYSQRNRSAAMRIPITGSNPKAKRVEFRAPDSSGNPYLAFSALLLAGLDGIKNKIEPAEPIDKDLYELAPEEHANVAQVPTSLPAVLDRLEADHEFLLAGDVFTPDLIETWIDFKRANEIAPLQLRPHPHEFELYFDV is encoded by the coding sequence ATGTTCCAGAACGCCGACGAGGCCAAGAAGTTCATCGCGGACGAGGACGTCAAGTTCATCGACGTCCGCTTCTGCGACCTGCCGGGCGTCATGCAGCACTTCACGCTGCCCGTCGAGGCGTTCGACCCGGACGAGGAGCTCGCCTTCGACGGCTCGTCGATCCGCGGTTTCCAGGCGATCCACGAGTCCGACATGGCCCTGCGCGCCGACCTGTCGACCGCGCGCGTGGACTCCTTCCGCCGTGACAAGACGCTCAACATCAACTTCTTCATCCACGACCCGATCACGGGCGAGCAGTACTCCCGTGACCCGCGCAACGTGGCGAAGAAGGCCGAGGCCTACCTCGCGTCGACCGGTATCGCGGACACCGCGTACTTCGGTCCCGAGGCCGAGTTCTACGTCTTCGACTCCGTGCGCTTCGCGACCAGCGCGAACGAGTCCTTCTACCACATCGACTCCGAGGCCGGCGCCTGGAACACCGGCGCCCTCGAGGACAACCGTGGTTACAAGGTCCGCTACAAGGGCGGCTACTTCCCGGTCCCGCCGGTCGACCACTTCGCCGACCTGCGCGCCGAGATCTCCCTGGAGCTGGCCAAGTCCGGTCTCCAGGTCGAGCGCCAGCACCACGAGGTGGGCACCGCCGGCCAGGCGGAGATCAACTACAAGTTCAACACGCTGCTCGCCGCGGCCGACGACCTGCAGCTCTTCAAGTACATCGTGAAGAACGTGGCCTGGCGCAACGGCAAGACCGCGACCTTCATGCCGAAGCCGATCTTCGGTGACAACGGCTCGGGCATGCACGTCCACCAGTCCCTGTGGACGGGCGGCCAGCCGCTGTTCTACGACGAGGCCGGTTACGCGGGCCTGTCGGACACCGCCCGCTACTACATCGGCGGCATCCTCAAGCACGCCCCGTCGCTGCTGGCCTTCACCAACCCGACGGTGAACTCGTACCACCGTCTGGTCCCGGGCTTCGAGGCGCCGATCAACCTGGTGTACTCACAGCGCAACCGCTCCGCGGCCATGCGTATCCCGATCACCGGCTCGAACCCGAAGGCCAAGCGCGTCGAGTTCCGGGCGCCCGACTCCTCCGGCAACCCGTACCTGGCCTTCTCCGCGCTGCTGCTCGCGGGCCTGGACGGCATCAAGAACAAGATCGAGCCGGCCGAGCCGATCGACAAGGACCTCTACGAGCTGGCTCCCGAGGAGCACGCGAACGTCGCGCAGGTCCCGACCTCGCTCCCGGCCGTCCTGGACCGCCTGGAGGCCGACCACGAGTTCCTGCTCGCGGGCGACGTCTTCACGCCGGACCTGATCGAGACGTGGATCGACTTCAAGCGCGCGAACGAGATCGCCCCGCTGCAGCTGCGTCCGCACCCGCACGAGTTCGAGCTGTACTTCGACGTGTGA
- the htpX gene encoding zinc metalloprotease HtpX — MQSRFRSDRRLTVRMTVTMFLLGLLYVAFFAALIVLLKSWLLVVALMAAMFVAQFWFSDRIAMFAMRGRVVEREEYPELHAVVDRLCAIADMPVPVVAVSEMDMPNAFATGRNPDHAVICVTTGLLRRLEPAELEGVLAHELSHVAHKDVAVITIASFLGVIAGLIVRFAFYSQLFGGGRRDQNTAMVFAAVMGVSAAVYAISFLLIRALSRYRELAADRAAALLTGRPSALASALTKVSGDIARIPTKDLRTAQAFNAFYFTPATGKEPGIERYFSTHPSLEQRLDQLGRISAELGEAATPGKG; from the coding sequence ATGCAGAGCCGCTTCCGGAGCGACCGGCGGTTGACCGTGCGGATGACGGTCACGATGTTCCTGCTCGGATTGCTGTACGTGGCGTTCTTCGCCGCGTTGATCGTGTTGCTCAAGTCCTGGTTGCTGGTCGTCGCACTGATGGCGGCGATGTTCGTCGCGCAGTTCTGGTTCTCCGACCGGATCGCGATGTTCGCCATGCGCGGGCGGGTCGTGGAGCGCGAGGAGTATCCCGAACTGCATGCGGTGGTCGACCGGCTGTGTGCGATCGCCGACATGCCGGTACCGGTGGTCGCCGTGTCCGAGATGGACATGCCCAACGCGTTCGCGACCGGGCGGAATCCCGATCACGCCGTGATCTGTGTGACGACCGGGCTGCTGCGGCGACTGGAGCCCGCAGAGCTGGAGGGCGTGCTCGCGCACGAGCTGTCGCACGTGGCGCACAAGGACGTCGCCGTGATCACGATCGCGTCGTTCCTCGGTGTGATCGCGGGACTGATCGTGCGGTTCGCCTTCTACTCGCAGTTGTTCGGCGGCGGACGCCGGGACCAGAACACCGCGATGGTCTTCGCCGCCGTGATGGGTGTGTCCGCGGCGGTGTACGCGATCAGCTTCCTGTTGATCAGGGCACTGTCGCGGTACCGGGAGCTGGCCGCGGACCGGGCGGCGGCGCTGCTCACCGGGCGGCCCTCGGCGCTGGCCTCCGCGCTGACCAAGGTGTCCGGTGACATCGCGCGGATCCCGACCAAGGACCTGCGGACCGCCCAGGCCTTCAACGCCTTCTACTTCACCCCGGCGACCGGCAAGGAGCCCGGCATCGAGCGGTACTTCTCCACGCACCCGAGCCTGGAGCAGCGGCTCGACCAACTGGGGCGGATCTCCGCCGAGTTGGGTGAGGCGGCCACCCCCGGAAAGGGCTGA
- a CDS encoding GAF and ANTAR domain-containing protein: protein MSTMSHPPRRLAQAFVDLAASPVTEASDPTGLLAALAARGTELLGDCAAIVLYASDDSAHVEVAGAGDEPMRLACDAVGWGEGPGPEARRTGRPVPDTALDGDRARRDWPRYTGRALELGYGRAAALPLHVGQDTLGALVVLGSGGRPLASGLLALGQSLTDAAGWALERDRRLRETRALADQLGEALTSRIVIEQAKGTLAGRLSISVDEAFGVLRSHARSRRRRLTEVAREVVDRKLDLQAE, encoded by the coding sequence ATGAGCACGATGTCCCACCCGCCGCGGCGGCTGGCGCAGGCGTTCGTCGACCTGGCCGCCAGCCCGGTCACCGAGGCGTCCGATCCGACCGGGCTCCTCGCCGCCCTTGCCGCACGCGGAACCGAACTGCTCGGTGACTGCGCGGCGATCGTGCTGTACGCCTCCGACGACAGTGCCCATGTCGAGGTCGCCGGCGCCGGCGATGAGCCGATGCGCCTGGCGTGTGATGCCGTCGGCTGGGGTGAGGGACCAGGCCCGGAGGCCCGCCGCACCGGCCGGCCGGTGCCGGACACCGCCCTCGACGGCGACCGGGCCCGCCGTGACTGGCCGCGCTACACGGGCCGGGCCCTGGAACTCGGCTACGGCCGGGCCGCCGCCCTGCCCCTGCACGTCGGCCAGGACACCCTCGGCGCCCTGGTGGTGCTGGGCTCCGGCGGCAGGCCGCTGGCCTCCGGGCTGCTGGCCCTTGGCCAGTCACTCACCGACGCCGCCGGCTGGGCTCTGGAACGGGACCGGCGCCTGCGCGAGACCCGAGCCCTGGCCGACCAGCTGGGCGAGGCCCTGACCAGCCGTATCGTCATCGAACAGGCCAAGGGCACGCTCGCAGGCCGGCTCTCCATCTCGGTGGACGAGGCCTTCGGCGTCCTGCGCTCCCACGCCCGCTCCCGCCGCCGCCGTCTGACGGAAGTGGCCCGGGAGGTCGTGGACCGGAAGCTGGACCTGCAGGCCGAGTAG
- a CDS encoding DUF2252 domain-containing protein, with translation MSTAASRYDRGRAARRRVARSAHAAWIPPVDRPDPVAVLERQGRDRLPELLPIRYGRMAASPVAFLRGSAAVMAADLASRPHTGLTVQLCGDAHLLNFGLYASPERALLFDLNDFDETFPGPFEWDVKRLAASVAVAARANGHAEAKVRRSALEAVAAYRTTVRRLARQGELAVWYERIDAEHLLPLAHSAHRRGQASLTRARRRTSLHAVGKLTEVVDGRRRIIQDPPLLEPAGASDMASLRKIFSDYRSTLPEERRLLLDRYRFADAARKVVGVGSVGMRCFVVLLTGRDQDDPLFLQIKEARESVWEEHLPTGPYVHPGHRVVAGQRLLQTAGDVFLGWMSGPQGRAYYWRRLRDMKGSADVAGMKPADLLAYARLCGTALGRAHARSGDRIAIAAYLGGADTFEQAVADFALHYADQNAADHAALGAAVAAGVIAAAPEV, from the coding sequence ATGAGTACCGCTGCCTCACGCTACGACCGCGGCAGGGCCGCCCGCCGCCGCGTCGCCCGTTCCGCGCACGCCGCGTGGATCCCGCCCGTCGACCGGCCCGACCCCGTCGCCGTACTGGAGCGGCAGGGCCGCGACCGGCTGCCGGAACTGCTGCCGATCCGGTACGGGCGGATGGCGGCGTCACCCGTCGCCTTCCTGCGCGGCTCGGCCGCCGTGATGGCCGCCGACCTCGCCTCCCGGCCGCACACCGGGCTGACCGTGCAGCTGTGCGGCGACGCCCACCTGCTGAACTTCGGCCTGTACGCCTCCCCGGAACGCGCCCTGCTCTTCGATCTGAACGACTTCGACGAGACGTTCCCCGGTCCCTTCGAGTGGGACGTCAAACGGCTCGCGGCCTCCGTCGCCGTGGCGGCCCGGGCGAACGGGCACGCCGAGGCAAAGGTCCGCCGCTCGGCGCTGGAGGCGGTGGCCGCGTACCGGACCACCGTGCGGCGGCTGGCCCGGCAGGGCGAACTCGCCGTCTGGTACGAGCGCATCGACGCCGAGCACCTGCTGCCCCTCGCCCACTCCGCGCACCGCCGCGGACAGGCCAGCCTCACCCGGGCTCGCCGCCGCACCAGCCTGCACGCCGTCGGCAAACTCACGGAAGTGGTCGACGGACGCCGCCGGATCATCCAGGACCCACCGCTCCTCGAACCCGCCGGCGCCTCCGACATGGCGTCGCTGCGCAAGATCTTCAGCGACTACCGCTCCACCCTCCCCGAGGAGCGCCGCCTCCTCCTGGACCGCTACCGCTTCGCCGACGCCGCCCGCAAGGTCGTCGGCGTGGGCAGCGTCGGCATGCGGTGCTTCGTCGTGCTGCTCACCGGACGCGACCAGGACGACCCCCTCTTCCTGCAGATCAAGGAGGCGCGGGAGTCCGTGTGGGAAGAGCATCTGCCGACCGGGCCCTACGTCCATCCCGGGCATCGGGTCGTCGCAGGTCAGCGGTTGTTGCAGACGGCCGGTGACGTCTTCCTCGGGTGGATGTCGGGGCCGCAGGGGCGTGCCTACTACTGGCGGCGGCTGCGCGACATGAAGGGCTCGGCGGACGTCGCGGGGATGAAGCCGGCCGACCTCCTGGCGTACGCGCGGCTGTGCGGCACCGCCCTGGGCCGTGCTCACGCCCGCTCCGGCGACCGCATCGCGATCGCCGCCTATCTGGGCGGCGCCGACACCTTCGAACAGGCCGTCGCCGACTTCGCCCTCCACTACGCGGACCAGAACGCCGCCGACCATGCCGCCCTGGGCGCGGCGGTCGCCGCCGGCGTGATCGCGGCGGCCCCGGAAGTGTGA
- a CDS encoding winged helix DNA-binding domain-containing protein has protein sequence MGDGVRYIGAAERRARLALRHRLAPGARAGSPEEVADSLVALHGTDPATVYLAVGARLADAATTVPETERALYADRSLVRMHGMRHTVFVFPTDLTAVVHASTGLTVAARERAALLKDMAKAGAPDAAWLKEVEESALAALARRGQATAAELAQDEPRLREQFAYAAGKSYEGVHTVSTRLLRVLGVEGRVVRGRPLGSWTSSQFRWAVAPPHPELDVAEAQAALLGRWLTVCGPATEDDLKWWTGWKVTDVRRALTAIGARSVALDEGTGYVVDGDVGPVAGPAQPWVALLPGLDPAAMGWRERDWYLAPELRPQLFDGSGNVGPTVWWNGRVVGGWAQRRDGEIVWRALLPSGVGREAESAIGAEVQRLQGWLGSTRVTPRFRTPVEKELAG, from the coding sequence ATGGGTGACGGCGTGCGGTACATCGGGGCGGCGGAGCGGCGGGCTCGGCTGGCGTTGCGGCATCGGCTGGCGCCGGGGGCGCGGGCGGGGAGCCCGGAGGAGGTCGCCGACTCATTGGTCGCGCTGCACGGCACGGACCCGGCGACGGTGTATCTGGCTGTCGGCGCACGGCTCGCGGACGCGGCGACGACCGTGCCGGAGACGGAGCGGGCCCTGTACGCGGACCGTTCCCTGGTCCGTATGCACGGCATGCGGCACACCGTGTTCGTGTTCCCCACGGACCTCACCGCCGTCGTGCACGCCTCCACCGGCCTCACGGTCGCCGCCCGGGAGCGGGCCGCGCTGCTCAAGGACATGGCGAAGGCCGGGGCACCGGACGCGGCCTGGCTGAAGGAGGTCGAGGAGTCGGCGCTGGCGGCGCTTGCGCGGCGCGGTCAGGCGACGGCGGCCGAACTCGCGCAGGACGAGCCGCGCCTGAGGGAACAGTTCGCGTACGCGGCCGGGAAGAGCTACGAGGGTGTGCACACCGTTTCGACCCGGCTGTTGAGGGTGCTGGGCGTGGAGGGCAGGGTCGTGCGGGGGCGGCCGCTCGGGTCGTGGACGTCCAGTCAGTTCCGCTGGGCGGTGGCACCCCCGCATCCCGAACTGGACGTGGCCGAGGCGCAGGCGGCGCTGCTCGGGCGGTGGCTCACGGTGTGCGGGCCGGCCACGGAGGACGACCTGAAGTGGTGGACGGGGTGGAAGGTGACCGACGTCCGGCGGGCGCTGACGGCGATCGGCGCGCGGTCGGTGGCACTGGACGAGGGCACGGGGTACGTCGTCGACGGGGACGTAGGGCCGGTGGCCGGGCCCGCGCAGCCGTGGGTCGCACTGCTGCCCGGCCTGGACCCGGCGGCGATGGGGTGGCGGGAGCGGGACTGGTATCTGGCACCGGAGTTGCGGCCGCAGCTGTTCGACGGCAGCGGGAACGTGGGGCCGACGGTGTGGTGGAACGGGCGGGTGGTGGGGGGTTGGGCCCAGCGCCGGGACGGCGAGATCGTGTGGCGGGCGCTGCTGCCCTCCGGGGTGGGGCGGGAGGCGGAGTCGGCGATCGGTGCCGAGGTGCAGCGGCTTCAGGGGTGGTTGGGGTCCACCAGGGTGACGCCGCGGTTTCGGACGCCGGTGGAGAAGGAGTTGGCGGGGTAG
- a CDS encoding arsenate reductase family protein: MEIWINPACSKCRSAISLLDAEGADYTVRRYLEDVPSEDEIRDVLDRLGLEPWDITRTQEADATELGLKGWARDESSRDRWIKALSEHPRLIQRPIITAQDGTAVVGRSEDAVRDALSR, translated from the coding sequence ATGGAGATCTGGATCAACCCGGCCTGTTCCAAGTGCCGCAGCGCCATCAGCCTGCTCGACGCCGAGGGCGCCGACTACACCGTCCGCCGCTACCTGGAGGACGTACCGAGCGAGGACGAGATCAGGGACGTACTCGACCGGCTCGGTCTCGAACCGTGGGACATCACGCGCACCCAGGAGGCGGACGCGACGGAGCTGGGCCTCAAGGGGTGGGCGCGGGACGAGAGTTCGCGAGACCGGTGGATCAAGGCGCTGTCCGAACACCCCAGGCTGATCCAGCGACCGATCATCACGGCACAGGACGGCACGGCGGTGGTGGGGCGTTCGGAGGACGCCGTGCGGGATGCGCTGTCCCGCTGA
- a CDS encoding alpha/beta fold hydrolase: MRSAYDMDGFLAAYDKVMGKWPAEREAVTVPTPFGTTYVNVCGPPHGPGVVLLPGGGGATSATWYAQAAGLARTHRVFAVDLPACAGRGTEAVDRHPRTVADLVAWLEGVLDELGLEEADLGGHSYGGWISLHYARHAHTRVRRLFLLDPVMCFAGFRPAYLLRALPLMLRPTPARARAFLEWETGGATGGVPLDPDWLRLQEAAAGFPSVSKPVTRPRPAPDALRGLTAPVLLLLAGNSRTHDAYKVASRADALLPRVETVVLPHVSHHALPQSAPAGLGRRLTEFLNP, encoded by the coding sequence ATGAGGTCCGCCTACGACATGGACGGCTTCCTGGCCGCGTACGACAAGGTCATGGGCAAGTGGCCCGCCGAGCGGGAGGCGGTGACCGTCCCCACCCCCTTCGGCACGACGTACGTCAATGTCTGCGGCCCGCCGCACGGCCCTGGGGTGGTCCTGCTGCCCGGTGGCGGCGGAGCCACCTCCGCGACCTGGTACGCCCAGGCCGCCGGCCTCGCCCGCACCCACCGCGTCTTCGCCGTCGACCTCCCCGCCTGCGCGGGCCGCGGAACCGAGGCCGTCGACCGTCACCCCCGTACGGTCGCCGACCTGGTGGCCTGGCTGGAGGGGGTTCTGGACGAACTCGGCCTTGAGGAGGCGGACCTGGGCGGGCACTCGTACGGCGGCTGGATCTCCCTGCACTACGCACGGCACGCACACACGCGCGTGCGCCGCCTCTTCCTCCTGGACCCCGTCATGTGCTTCGCCGGCTTCCGGCCGGCGTACCTGCTGCGCGCCCTGCCGCTGATGCTGCGTCCCACGCCCGCTCGTGCCCGCGCCTTCCTGGAATGGGAGACCGGGGGAGCGACCGGGGGAGTGCCCCTCGACCCCGACTGGCTCCGTCTGCAGGAGGCGGCCGCCGGCTTCCCCTCCGTGTCGAAGCCGGTGACCCGCCCGCGCCCGGCGCCGGACGCGCTGCGCGGACTGACCGCGCCGGTCCTGCTGCTCCTGGCCGGGAACAGCAGGACCCATGACGCGTACAAGGTGGCATCGAGGGCGGATGCGCTGCTGCCGCGTGTCGAGACGGTCGTACTCCCGCATGTCTCCCATCACGCGCTGCCGCAGTCCGCACCCGCCGGACTCGGCCGCCGCCTCACGGAGTTCCTGAACCCCTGA
- a CDS encoding MarR family winged helix-turn-helix transcriptional regulator — protein MRNLGPEMEVVHLLRAVTVELGLHSARFASRNGMHPTDVRALIALMDASRAGEETTAGRLGAALGLNSAGTTALVDRMERAGHVRRVRAGGDRRKVLVEVTEQAVELGWASFGRLIGGAAELLRVYDERELAAVKGFLEGVLEGLAEAATERD, from the coding sequence TTGCGGAACCTTGGACCCGAGATGGAGGTCGTCCATCTGCTGCGCGCGGTGACGGTCGAACTCGGCCTGCACAGCGCCCGGTTCGCGAGCCGCAACGGCATGCACCCCACGGACGTACGCGCACTCATCGCCCTCATGGACGCCTCACGGGCCGGTGAGGAGACGACGGCCGGGCGGCTCGGCGCGGCACTCGGGCTGAACTCGGCGGGAACGACCGCGCTCGTCGACCGGATGGAACGCGCCGGACATGTGCGCCGGGTGCGCGCCGGGGGAGACCGGCGCAAGGTCCTGGTCGAGGTGACCGAGCAGGCGGTCGAGCTCGGATGGGCCTCCTTCGGACGGCTGATCGGAGGGGCGGCGGAGTTGCTTCGTGTGTACGACGAGCGGGAACTGGCCGCCGTCAAGGGGTTCCTCGAAGGAGTACTGGAGGGGCTGGCGGAGGCGGCGACGGAGCGGGACTGA
- the glnII gene encoding glutamine synthetase gives MTFKAEYIWIDGTQPTAKLRSKTKIITGGPVGLDTLPIWGFDGSSTNQAEGHSSDRVLKPVFTCPDPIRGGDDILVLCEVLDIDMTPHESNTRAALAEVAEKFAAQEPIFGIEQEYTFFQDGYPLGFPKGGFPAPQGGYYCGVGADEIFGREIVEAHLDNCLAAGLAISGINAEVMPGQWEFQVGPVSPLEVSDHLWVARWLLYRTAEDFGVAATLDPKPVKGDWNGAGAHTNFSTKAMRETYEAIITAAESLGEGSKPLDHVKNYGAGIDDRLTGLHETAPWNEYSYGVSDRGASVRIPWQVEKDGKGYIEDRRPNANVDPYLVTRLIVDTCCSALEKAGQV, from the coding sequence GTGACCTTCAAGGCTGAGTACATCTGGATCGACGGCACCCAGCCGACCGCCAAGCTCCGTTCCAAGACGAAGATCATCACGGGCGGGCCCGTCGGTCTGGACACGCTGCCGATCTGGGGCTTCGACGGGTCCTCCACGAACCAGGCCGAGGGCCACTCCTCGGACCGCGTCCTCAAGCCGGTCTTCACCTGCCCGGACCCGATCCGCGGCGGCGACGACATCCTCGTCCTGTGCGAGGTCCTCGACATCGACATGACGCCGCACGAGTCCAACACCCGTGCCGCGCTGGCCGAGGTCGCCGAGAAGTTCGCCGCGCAGGAGCCGATCTTCGGCATCGAGCAGGAGTACACGTTCTTCCAGGACGGCTACCCGCTCGGCTTCCCCAAGGGCGGCTTCCCGGCCCCGCAGGGCGGCTACTACTGCGGTGTCGGCGCGGACGAGATCTTCGGGCGTGAGATCGTCGAGGCACACCTGGACAACTGCCTCGCGGCCGGCCTCGCCATCTCCGGCATCAACGCCGAGGTCATGCCCGGCCAGTGGGAGTTCCAGGTCGGTCCTGTCTCCCCGCTGGAGGTCTCCGACCACCTGTGGGTGGCCCGCTGGCTGCTCTACCGCACCGCCGAGGACTTCGGCGTCGCCGCGACGCTGGACCCGAAGCCGGTGAAGGGCGACTGGAACGGCGCCGGTGCGCACACCAACTTCTCCACCAAGGCGATGCGCGAGACCTACGAGGCGATCATCACCGCGGCCGAGTCGCTGGGCGAGGGCTCCAAGCCGCTCGACCACGTCAAGAACTACGGCGCCGGCATCGACGACCGCCTGACGGGCCTGCACGAGACCGCCCCGTGGAACGAGTACTCGTACGGCGTCTCCGACCGCGGCGCCTCGGTCCGTATCCCGTGGCAGGTCGAGAAGGACGGCAAGGGCTACATCGAGGACCGCCGTCCGAACGCCAACGTGGACCCGTACCTGGTGACGCGCCTGATCGTGGACACCTGCTGCTCCGCGCTGGAGAAGGCCGGCCAGGTCTGA
- a CDS encoding winged helix-turn-helix domain-containing protein, whose amino-acid sequence MATTRSLSPATLTAAPTVTPAHGARHRLRAVDRDEVVDVADFLPPGATWLPAPQHTLPTLPGRPPMIGYLVLVPADQQPPFLPVAVPDRTDAVIAHGADAGGQGGDPLVRIDSVQRTADVDGRELDLTYLEFELLAHLVAHPHRVHTRDQLVTTVWGYGHVGDGRTVDVHIARLRRKLGAEHRAAIQTVRRVGYKYTPPTGR is encoded by the coding sequence ATGGCGACCACTCGTTCTCTCTCCCCCGCCACCCTCACCGCCGCCCCGACCGTCACCCCGGCCCATGGCGCCCGGCACCGGCTGCGCGCCGTCGACCGGGACGAGGTCGTGGACGTGGCGGACTTCCTGCCGCCCGGCGCCACCTGGCTGCCGGCTCCGCAGCACACCCTGCCCACCCTGCCGGGCCGGCCGCCGATGATCGGCTACCTGGTGCTCGTCCCGGCCGACCAGCAGCCGCCGTTCCTGCCGGTGGCGGTGCCCGACCGCACCGACGCCGTGATCGCCCACGGCGCGGACGCCGGCGGCCAGGGCGGCGATCCGCTCGTCCGCATCGACTCCGTGCAGCGCACGGCCGACGTGGACGGACGGGAACTCGACCTCACCTACCTGGAGTTCGAGCTGCTCGCGCATCTCGTGGCGCACCCGCACCGGGTGCACACCCGCGACCAGCTGGTCACCACGGTGTGGGGGTACGGCCACGTGGGCGACGGCCGCACCGTCGACGTCCACATCGCCCGGCTGCGCCGCAAGTTGGGCGCCGAGCACCGCGCGGCCATCCAGACCGTGCGCCGGGTCGGCTACAAGTACACCCCGCCGACCGGCCGTTGA